The genome window TCAGGCAGTACAGCCATGGACAGTTTTAGATATAACTCTAATGATGACTCCTATAAactgttaaatataaaatgtgacagacgatcAAACAGCCCAGAAACCTCGCCTACCAATGGTTGTGTAAATCTGCAGGCGTTGACAATTTATGATTCAAATCATGATGACAgcaagggggataactctttAAAGACCGTAAGTCACTCTCACTTGTACACAATGGCTCCATGTGTTAGAGATGACAGTGTTGAAGTGATAAAGTCTTCGTGTAACTCTCACAAAGACACAGCCTCGTCAGGCTCTAGTTACGAAGTACAGGATGTTTCAGTACAGGTACAGACACATTCTGAGGAGGAGACAGAAAAACATAAACTCTACGCCTCAAGTTCAGGATCATCCTACGAGGTGGAAGATGTGTCTGTCCAAGCAGATGAACAACTTGACGGTATTAAAAGTATTTCTCCGAAGAAAAATCAACatcaatgttttaatttgaaatccGATTCTTCTGAGAAAGATGAGGATGGCTCTTATTTTGAGGTAGAAGATACATCCATGCAGACAAGCATACAATTCTCTCCCGAGTCCCAAACAATACCAGATGTAGATGTTGAATCTGAGTCTGTTGTAACTAGAGACCATTCACCAGAGAAACAGGCAGACAGTATTCTAGACAAACTACACGATATTAGCCTTCCTGAGTTAGATTTTGACACGCAGCCAAAGCCCACATTTCCAAAAAGAGATCCTAGTATTTATTTTGATGCCATTGATGCAGCTAAACTGGCCACAAAGTTTAGTAGAAGAGACCCAAGTATTTATTTTGATGCCAAGCAATCCCTCCTGAGTGATTCACACTCGTCTAGCTCAAGTACTGGTCAGACTCGTAGTCCAACAAAAGACCCCATTGGACCAGGAGCCAAGGGAGATAACCGTGTGGAATCTGACACAGAAATACCCTCAGGTGTTATTTCTCTCAGTGATTCAGACCTTGATCAAGTGGAGAAATCAccaaaaattgtcaaaaagaAACACCGTCAATACAACAGTTTTTCATCTGATTCTGAGAATGACTTCAAGTctaaatatttttctaaaaataagtCAAAAGTAAAGTCCCAAAGAAAGTATTCTTCATCAGCAGATTCTAGTGACTCTGATTACAAATCACAAAAGAGGGGTCACCATGTCCCGAGATCTACTGTTGTCAGTAAAGAAGGTTCACAGTATCACAAAGACAAGTCCGACAGTTCACCTCCAGACAGTAACAAGGTTTCTGGACAGCTATCTAACAAACACTGGAGGTAATTCTGTATAACATCAATGTAGATAGATAATCTCCTGATGAGTTTTACACCAGTTAAAGTAAATCTATATACTAGCCTAGCGCCCATCAGGTGTGAAAGATAAGAATAAAATCAAAAGATCTATCGTTGAAAATTTTAATCTTGTATATTTCTTAATGGATTCAATACAGCAAGTTTCCTTTCTTATTAGCAAACAAAGAATTGTGTTGGTTCAGGCAAAACTTCTCAATTTTCAGAGGTTTAACTTGCTATATTGATGTGTTGTCTTGTACCCAGGACTAAGCAGACCATTGACGCAGATTCCTCGAGTGATGATGAAGCTCTGGAAACCTGTAAGTACTTATTTAGACtaaacataaataacacaatAAACACTGAGGACATGAAATAGGAATATAAATAATTCCGATGCCGATCGCGACTGTACAGTACGTAGTGGAGCAATTCTTACCAAGGCCCTCGTGCAGtgggaaaaaaaacaacatagaaataatcattacaaatccaggtctatatttctttgttttatctataaaaatatAGTACAGAAAGCTACACATTTCAAACTTTCATTTTACCTTGCAGTTTTCCAAAAAATGAGAGGATCCAAGAAACAATTAAGCAGTGAAGAGGAAGAAGAGGAAAACAACGACAGGTGAACAattctgaaatataaataagttTTACCACTGCCCTGAATTCATCGAGCATTGTACATATAATAGAGCTTCATATTGCTACATATTCAGCAGAAAACTTAACTATCCAATTATCGACTGAAATTTTAATGTGTTAGCCTTAAGCTACAGAAGATAATGTAAAATCTTATTAATACATGTCTTTTACAACTAATTTGGTTCTGAGTCTTGGAGTAATTTAAGTGGATTTTGAGTAGAAGAGTTTATCATGCAATCTTTTTGGAAATGATTATCCTATTTTGAAAGCCGCTCATGGCTAAGCCAAGCAgctttattatcccccgcccaacgaagttggcgggggatatacaaatgggttccatccgtccgtccatccgtacgaatggtttccggagcataactctaaaaccagtagaaatatttccacgaaacttcatacacacattggtcttatggtctagtagtgccttttgctatttttaggttttcattgtctgcattttttccgtaaccatggaaacattgctgaaaatatcatattttgtaccaggttcgtttccggagcataactctaaaaccagaagagatatttccacgaaacttcatagacacattggtcttatggtctagtagtgccttttgctattttaaggttttcactttttgtacttttttctgtaaccatggaaacattgctgaaaatggcagatttttgtgcaagaatcgtttccggagcacaactctaaaaccagcagagatatttccatgaaacttcatagacacattgttcttatggtctagtagtgccttttgctatttttaggttttcattttttgcactttttccgtaaccatggaaacattgctgaaaatatcatatttttgtaccaggttcgtttccgcagcataactggaaaaccggttgagatatatgcagggaactccataggcacattagtcttatggtctagtagtgccttttgctattttaaggttttcactttttgtacttttttctgtaaccatggaaacattgctgaaaatggcagatttttgcgtaagaatcgtttccggagcacaactctaaaacaaGCAGAGATGTTTCCATAATACTTCATAgatacattgttcttatggtctagtagtgccttttgctatttttaggttttcacttttcgtgcttttttctgtaaccatagaaacattgctgaaaatatcatatttttgtagcaggttcatttccagagcataactctaaaaccagcagagatatttccacgaaacttcatagacacattctttttatggtctagttgtaccttttgctatttttaggttttcattttttgcactttttccgttaccatggaaacattgctgaaaatatcatggtaaatggtaaatgttactttgcaaaactccacccatctttgtgtatatagtctaatataaatgtcaaggctgtatacctgattcaacaattgcagccccgctctacttgaattatacaccATCTTTCTTAAGCTCAACTTcatttttcctggtttttttcatacacataagtctccacaatcaaacttacttcagctttgatatctccattggcgggggatctgaatgactatgtccttgttaaaaTAGGTGTGTGTTGAACCCATCTCCGGTTGAATCCTGCGCATCTGTTGACTTTCGGTATTGACAGTTTGCCATATAAACAAGCTATAACCATGTAACCAACCTGTTCATATTATAAtcattacatgatatttttgcagttCTCAAATAGAAATGGGTTTTCATGATGCATTTTTCTGTATTATAAGCCTGTTTCCTGGTCGGTATATGGCTTCAGACAATAAACATAGGTTTGGTCGCTGCCAGTAGATTTATAGTACactttatgaaaataaggcaCATGCTTTAGTGGGGTATTCAACACACATGTTTCGTAAGTAACATTGAATCTGTAGGATAGATGCAGCAATCAAAATTTGTTGCTGCAGTGGCTTTTCATATCATAATTCGACACAATTCTAGTTCTTGTGTTATATGCAAAACCAGATAAGAGAGGCAATGTGTAATTCTTGTTAGAAATTTGGTCTGTTATTTTATCATGAATATCTATAATTTGACAGATCTTATACCTCAATAATAGTTACCAttagttaccatggaaacaaattGGAGAATCATTTGGTTGCCATAGTCTCACATAAGTGGTAGGGCAGGTATAAGAGGCAAGTTGCTGTTCCTGAATATCTTTTAGTAACATATTTTCTGCCTTTCTTGCTGTAAATTTAACGTTTTCATTTGTTGTTACATCCGGATCCTTGTAGCATGAACGATTTTATAGTGGACGACCCGGATGTCAGTGAAGATGAGGATGATATCTACTACATCAGTACTGCTTACAAAACGTCTTTTGTCACCAAAGAAGATCAA of Argopecten irradians isolate NY chromosome 7, Ai_NY, whole genome shotgun sequence contains these proteins:
- the LOC138326985 gene encoding germ cell nuclear acidic protein-like isoform X2, whose protein sequence is MDSFRYNSNDDSYKLLNIKCDRRSNSPETSPTNGCVNLQALTIYDSNHDDSKGDNSLKTVSHSHLYTMAPCVRDDSVEVIKSSCNSHKDTASSGSSYEVQDVSVQVQTHSEEETEKHKLYASSSGSSYEVEDVSVQADEQLDGIKSISPKKNQHQCFNLKSDSSEKDEDGSYFEVEDTSMQTSIQFSPESQTIPDVDVESESVVTRDHSPEKQADSILDKLHDISLPELDFDTQPKPTFPKRDPSIYFDAIDAAKLATKFSRRDPSIYFDAKQSLLSDSHSSSSSTGQTRSPTKDPIGPGAKGDNRVESDTEIPSGVISLSDSDLDQVEKSPKIVKKKHRQYNSFSSDSENDFKSKYFSKNKSKVKSQRKYSSSADSSDSDYKSQKRGHHVPRSTVVSKEGSQYHKDKSDSSPPDSNKVSGQLSNKHWRTKQTIDADSSSDDEALETFFQKMRGSKKQLSSEEEEEENNDSMNDFIVDDPDVSEDEDDIYYISTAYKTSFVTKEDQKKILPIVFRDSSSEDEDFKTPRVTSKRNDDQVFKTPISTKKKPRKLKTPSTDMWGLKEDNCLYHPSTKYSFLKSLTENLPPHKCDPEAIRFIKTFKKSKQELTQHLFKLFNETVFESKLPDDLDVIWNCRLLKTAGCCVYKKVSTSGGARTVRIELSTKVCDSAERVRDTLIHEMCHAAVWLVNGKTDGHGPYWRYWAKKSNQTHPEIPVIGRCHSYSINTKFTYQCSQCGYRIGRHSKSLNTDIKVCGYCHGRFVLLSNTGQSGSTPGSGVSTPRTPNKFALFVKDNYGDVKKREHNLKHKDIMKILSQEFAKSKISG